A stretch of DNA from Desulfosarcina ovata subsp. ovata:
CCATGGTCATGGCCAAACGGTTGGCCGAGCGACCGCCGGTGGCCGTACGCTGTGTGCTGGACGCGTTTTCGGCCGGCACCTATGAGGGGCTCGACCAGGGCCTGATGACCGAGGCCGAAGGTGCCGGCACCGTCCGTCAGACTGAAGATCGGGAAGAAGGCTTTGCGGCGTTCAAGGAGAAACGCAAGCCGCGATTCGTCGGCCGGTAGCACGCCCGCGCCGATGAAAAAGCTTGACAGTGAAGCGGCGAGCCTGTAGCTTTGGGCCAATTCAGCGCCATCGACAATGTAAAGGACAGATTCGATGTTTCACTTTTTTACCGGCAGCTATTTTTGCTTTTATTATTTTAGCAAGGGTCTGCCTGGCGCGCGCTGAATGTCCTGAGAAACCAAAAAAGACAAACCAAGCCGTGGGCAGACCTTAACTCCCACGGCTTTTTCTTTTCAGGGGCCGTGGAGAACCTTCTCCCCGGCCCTTTGTATAGTTTTTACGATAATGCTTTTGGCAAGGCCAGAGGGAGGAAGCTGTATAATCCATACCGCGACGACCGATAACGCCGCCTAAAAACATTATCTTGAAAGCTATATCAGGAGCGGACAACCATCATGGATGAACCTGGCACCCCCCCGGACTGCAGCATGGCAACCGATATCTGCGATATCCGCCAGCAGATCGACGACATCGACAACACGATTCTCGAACTGATCAACCGGCGCCTCAACCTGGCCAAACGGATCGGTGAGCTGAAAAAAGACAGCGGCAACCAGGTGGTCGACAGCACCCGCGAAAGCGAGATCCTGAGGCGCTTGACGGCCCTCAACAAAGGGCCGCTCAACCCCAACGTGCTGCACCACATCTTTATCGATATCATTGCCGCGGCGCGGGCCATCCAGGCCTCCCAGCGGGTGGCCTACCTGGGTCCCGAAGCCACCTTCACCCATCTGGCAGCCACCAGCCATTTCGGCTATTCGGTCACCTATGTGCCCCAGCCCAGCATCCGTGAAATCTTCAGCGAGGTGGAGAAAGGGGCCTGCGATTACGGAGTGGTGCCGGTGGAAAACTCGGTGGAAGGGTCGGTGCGCCACACCCTGGATCTCTTCTTCGAGTCGGAGCTTTGCATCTGCGCCGAACGTTACCAGCCGGTCTCTTACGATCTTTTGGCCCAGCAGGTCGGTCTGTCGGCCATCGGGACCGTTTATGCCCACTCCCAGGCCCTCAATCAGTGCCGGGCCTGGCTGAACCAGTACCTTCCGGCGGCGTCACTGAAAGAGTGCAGCTCCAGCGCTTTTGCCGTTCAGCAGGCCATGCAGGAGAAAGCGGCGGCGGCCATCGCCGGCGGCGGTGCGGCCGCCCTTTTCGGGCTCGAAGCAGCGGCCTCCAAGATCGAGGATTTTTCCCGGCCGCCCACGCGGTTTCTGGTAATCGGCAAGGAGCGGGTCAGGCCCTCGGGCAAGGACAAGACCTCCCTGATGTTCGCCCTGGCCCATGTTCCCGGCGCCCTGGCCGGTGCCCTGACGCCCATCACCGACGAGGCCATCAACCTGCTCAAGATCGAATCGCGACCCACGCGGCACGAAAGCTGGAGCCATTTTTTCTTTATCGACCTGGAAGGGCATCTGGAAGAGGAGAGCATTCAACGGGCCATCGGCCGGATTCGCCCGCATACCCTTTATCTTAAAAACCTGGGTTCCTATCCCATGATCGGCCAAGGGGTGTAGCCATGACCGCTACCGACGCTAAATTGACCATCGGCACGCACACCCGGCTGTTTGGGGTGATCGGTGATCCGATTGTCCACAGCCTCAGCCCGCTCATGCACAACACGGCCTTCCGCCAGACCGGAGTGGACGCAGTTTACCTGGCGTTTCACGTCAAGGACCTGCCCGGTGCCGTGGCCGGCTTCCGTGCGCTGAACATGGGCGGCGTCAGTGTGACCATTCCCCACAAGGTTTCGATCATGGATCTTCTGGATGAGGTGGAACCCATGGCCCGGGAGATCGGGGCGGTCAACTCCATCATCAATCAGGGGGGGCACCTGATCGGCTTTAATTCGGACAGTCCGGGTGCCACTGCCGCCCTATCGGAAAAGACGGTGATCAAGGGCAAGCGGGTGGCGGTGATCGGGGCCGGTGGCGCGGCCCGGGCCATGGCCCACGGCATCCGGAGCCACGGGGGAAGGCTGACGATCGTCAACCGCAGCGAAGCCAGGGGGCGTCAGCTGGCCGAAGCGATGGATGGCGAATTCTGTCCCCTGGCCGATTTCAGGGGTGACGGCACCGACATCCTGGTGAATACCACCTCCGTGGGGATGTCACCGGATACGGACCACATGCCGGTTTCCAGAGACAGCCTCCGTTCGGGGATGACCGTCATGGACATGGTCTACAACCCGCTGGAGACCCGACTGCTCCGCTCGGCCCGGGAAATCGGCTGTACGGTCGTGGACGGGGTGGCCATGTTTGTCCACCAGGGGGCCATCCAGTTCGAACGCTGGACCGGACAAAAGGCGCCCGTGGCGCTGATGAAGAAGATTGTTCTCAATGCCCTGACGGGCAGAGCCTGACCGTGTCATCAATTCTTACCAGGGAAAAAACCATGATTGAAATCAAGCCCCATCCCATCGGCCGCTGCCGGATTCGTGTACCGGGCTCCAAGAGCTACACCCACCGCACCCTCATAGCCGCGGCTTTGGCCGACGGCACCAGTACCGTGCGTGATCCCCTGCGCAGCCAGGACACCCTGTTGACCCTCGCCGCCCTGGAAAAGCTGGGCGCGACGGTCGACGACCGGGAAAGCCACATCGTGATCCAGGGGCTCGGCGGCCGCTTCAAACCTTGCGCCGACCCGATCTATCTGGCCAATTCGGGAACCTCCATGCGTCTTTTGGCCGGTGTGGCCGCCCTGGGAGAGGGTGTCTACACCCTGACCGGCACCCCGCGGATGTACCACCGGCCCATCGGCCATCTGCTGGATGCCCTCAACGGTCTGGGCATTGCCGCCCGGGCGCTGGAGACCGCCGGCTGCCCTCCGGTGGAAATTCCGGGCGGCCAGGCGAGCGGCGGGTCGGTCGCCATCAACTGCAGCGTAAGCAGCCAGTTCCTCTCCGCCCTGCTGCTCATGGCGCCGTGCACCCGGGACGGGA
This window harbors:
- the pheA gene encoding prephenate dehydratase, with the protein product MDEPGTPPDCSMATDICDIRQQIDDIDNTILELINRRLNLAKRIGELKKDSGNQVVDSTRESEILRRLTALNKGPLNPNVLHHIFIDIIAAARAIQASQRVAYLGPEATFTHLAATSHFGYSVTYVPQPSIREIFSEVEKGACDYGVVPVENSVEGSVRHTLDLFFESELCICAERYQPVSYDLLAQQVGLSAIGTVYAHSQALNQCRAWLNQYLPAASLKECSSSAFAVQQAMQEKAAAAIAGGGAAALFGLEAAASKIEDFSRPPTRFLVIGKERVRPSGKDKTSLMFALAHVPGALAGALTPITDEAINLLKIESRPTRHESWSHFFFIDLEGHLEEESIQRAIGRIRPHTLYLKNLGSYPMIGQGV
- a CDS encoding shikimate dehydrogenase, which produces MTATDAKLTIGTHTRLFGVIGDPIVHSLSPLMHNTAFRQTGVDAVYLAFHVKDLPGAVAGFRALNMGGVSVTIPHKVSIMDLLDEVEPMAREIGAVNSIINQGGHLIGFNSDSPGATAALSEKTVIKGKRVAVIGAGGAARAMAHGIRSHGGRLTIVNRSEARGRQLAEAMDGEFCPLADFRGDGTDILVNTTSVGMSPDTDHMPVSRDSLRSGMTVMDMVYNPLETRLLRSAREIGCTVVDGVAMFVHQGAIQFERWTGQKAPVALMKKIVLNALTGRA